One part of the Raphanus sativus cultivar WK10039 chromosome 7, ASM80110v3, whole genome shotgun sequence genome encodes these proteins:
- the LOC108818278 gene encoding phosphatidylinositol-3-phosphatase myotubularin-2 isoform X2, translating into MTAPLNSPRRLRSLRYSSEKMEGTGSWDVIEWSKLDPACWSSSFSNLDCLLESERITFECCGVILINTHEVGTLLLTNFRILFLTEGTRKLVPLGTIPLVAIEKFSKMVLKGQSNRHHHSNKNPPIRLLQVTGKDMRIIVYGFRPGTKQRRAVVDAILKCSNPERVWDLYAFTCDPSKFGNKNPKERLLNEYFRLLGKSSVKGSKNMIEDGSFTLSNDYWRITNLNSNYDLCQTYPFALMVPKSISDEELIQASTFRAKCRLPVISWCHPESGAVIARSSQPLVGLMMNMRSNFDEILVASFCTQLAGHEGAQRKLYIADARPRKNALANGAMGGGSESSSNYLQSEIVFFGIDNIHAMRESFSRLRDYLDMHGTTSSDGTSSFLRHGGWTWSGGNLSSMSASVSLLGESGWLSHIQSILAGVAWIAARVAMESASVLVHCSDGWDRTTQLVSLACLLLDPYYRTFAGFQALVEKDWLAFGHPFSDRIGMTNVCGSGNFELPIQSSSARSYPSSPIQQTSGSAAAQPSSSSHGLNDYSPIFLQWVDCVSQLMRMYPCAFEFSPTFLVDFMDCLLSCRFGNFLCNSEKERQECGISEACECLWAYLTDLRSCSGTSHAHCNPIYDPSKYDGPLLPPAAALAPTLWPQFHLRWACPVEPNAAETEVQCRAMALKYSEMKKEKEEAEKKVDALSSTVESLREELLNERNISRAAKESEERAIQERAVVSKVVQSVGCKVNFTKNGACTVEVGDGPQRCRHSIPQKQSEDSKTDVSESISSSESEQKVCEALCPLLTRGEGTCRWPDAGCCAQMGSQLVGLKANFEAFDKLSIYDSYFTAE; encoded by the exons ATGACGGCGCCGTTAAACTCCCCTAGGCGATTACGATCGCTGCGATATTCGTCGGAGAAGATGGAAGGCACGGGAAGCTGGGACGTGATCGAATGGAGTAAACTCGAT CCAGCTTGTTGGTCAAGCTCTTTTTCAAACTTGGATTGCTTGCTGGAATCTGAGAGGATCACCTTCGAG TGTTGTGGAGTTATCCTTATCAATACTCATGAGGTCGGGACCCTCTTGCTGACGAACTTCCGTATTCTGTTTCTG ACTGAAGGGACCAGAAAGCTTGTTCCACTTGGTACGATTCCACTGGTGGCTATCGAGAAGTTTAGCAAAATG GTGCTGAAAGGTCAATCAAACAGACATCATCACTCCAACAAGAATCCACCAATACGTCTTTTACAGGTCACTG GCAAAGACATGAGGATAATTGTCTATGGTTTTCGACCTGGAACCAAGCAG AGACGTGCTGTAGTCGATGCAATATTGAAGTGTAGCAACCCAGAGAGAGTGTGGGATCTTTATGCTTTTACATGTGATCCTTCCAAATTCGGTAACAAAAACCCAAAGGAAAGATTGCTTAATGAATATTTTCGGCTTCTCGGGAAAAGTTCAGTTAAAGGGTCAAAGAATATGATTGAAGATGGTTCATTCACACTGTCCAATGACTATTGGCGGATAACTAACTTGAACTCGAATTATGACTTGTGTCAGACCTATCCGTTTGCTTTGATGGTTCCAAAATCAATTAG TGATGAAGAGCTAATCCAGGCGTCTACTTTCCGGGCAAAATGTCGCTTGCCCGTGATCTCGTGGTGTCATCCGG AAAGTGGAGCTGTGATTGCTCGCTCATCACAACCTTTAGTTGGTCTGATGATGAACATGAGGAG TAATTTTGATGAGATACTTGTTGCTTCATTCTGCACTCAGTTAGCTGGTCACGAGGGAGCACAACG GAAGCTTTATATAGCAGATGCAAGACCTAGGAAAAATGCATTAGCAAATGGGGCAATGGGAGGAGGCTCAGAATCATCTTCAAATTATTTGCAGTCCGAA ATTGTGTTCTTTGGGATAGACAACATACATGCAATGAGAGAGAGCTTTTCCCGCCTCAGGGATTATTTAGATATGCACGGTACAACATCATCCGATGGGACGTCGTCATTCTTG AGACATGGTGGGTGGACTTGGAGTGGAGGTAATCTCAGTAGTATGTCTGCGTCAGTATCCTTACTTGGAGAAAGTGGTTGGTTGAGCCACATCCAGAGCATCTTAGCTGGTGTAGCATGGATTGCTGCACGTGTTGCGATGGAGTCGGCATCAGTTCTTGTGCACTGCAG TGATGGATGGGACAGAACAACTCAGCTGGTTTCTCTTGCATGCTTATTGCTTGACCCATACTACAGAACATTTGCTGGGTTTCAG GCTCTTGTCGAAAAGGATTGGTTAGCATTCGGTCACCCGTTTTCAGATCGTATAGGAATGACTAACGTTTGTGGATCTGGTAATTTTGAATTACCAATTCAGTCTTCTTCTGCCAGAAGTTACCCTTCATCTCCAATCCAGCAAACTTCAGGATCAGCAGCTGCTCAACCTTCTAGCTCTTCACATGGGCTGAACGATTATTCTCCTATATTTTTGCAG TGGGTTGATTGCGTTTCGCAGCTAATGCGGATGTATCCTTGTGCTTTCGAGTTTTCTCCG acTTTCCTGGTAGATTTCATGGACTGCTTGCTTTCATGTCGTTTTGGGAACTTTTTGTGCAATAG TGAAAAGGAGAGGCAGGAGTGTGGGATTTCTGAAGCCTGTGAATGCCTATGGGCTTACTTGACTGATCTTCGTTCCTGCAGTGGGACTTCTCATGCCCACTGTAATCCAATTTATGATCCTTCAAAATATGATGGCCCATTATTACCTCCTGCAGCTGCTCTAGCACCGACTCTCTGGCCTCAGTTCCATCTTCGGTGGGCCTGCCCTGTGGAACCAAACGCTGCAGAAACCGAGGTCCAATGTAGAGCCATGGCTCTTAAGTATTCAGAAATGAAGAAG gagaaagaagaagcagaaaagAAGGTAGATGCGCTGTCTTCTACAGTGGAGTCACTGAGAGAAGAGCTGCTTAACGAAAGAAACATAAGTCGTGCAGCTAAGGAATCAGAAGAGAGAGCTATCCAAGAGCGCGCAGTCGTATCAAAGGTCGTGCAGTCAGTTGGCTGCAAGGTTAACTTCACAAAGAACGGAGCTTGCACAGTTGAAGTAGGAGACGGGCCACAGAGATGTCGTCACTCAATTCCCCAAAAACAATCCGAGGACAGTAAAACAGATGTCTCAGAATCTATCTCATCATCAGAGAGTGAACAAAAAGTTTGTGAAGCATTGTGTCCGTTGCTTACAAGAGGAGAAGGAACGTGTCGCTGGCCTGACGCGGGTTGCTGTGCGCAGATGGGGAGCCAGTTAGTTGGGTTGAAAGCAAACTTTGAAGCATTTGATAAACTCTCAATATACGACAGCTATTTCACAGCTGAATGA
- the LOC108814254 gene encoding uncharacterized RNA-binding protein C1827.05c produces the protein MGAKAKKALKKNMKKISASAATSSSSQLVVPQKPKPSADFLPLEGGPARKAPLTKPIENKSTVLYIGRLPHGFYETEIEAFFTQFGTVKRVRVARNKKTGKSKHFGFIQFEDPEVAEIAAGAMNDYLLLEHMLQVRVIPPEDVKPNLWKGFKCQYKPVDWVQIERKQHNKERTLEEHRKMLNKVVKRDQKRRKRIEAAGIEYQCPELVGNTQPLPKKIKFSED, from the exons ATGGGTGCCAAGGCGAAGAAAGCTTTgaagaagaacatgaagaagatCTCTGCTTCCGCTGCTACTTCTTCCTCATCTCAGCTAGTTGTTCCCCAGAAACCCAAACCATCAGCCGACTTTTTG CCACTAGAAGGCGGTCCAGCTCGAAAAGCTCCACTTACAAAACCTATCGAGAACAAATCCACGGTGCTATACATCGGTCGCCTCCCTCACGGTTTCTACGAGACTGAGATTGaag CTTTCTTCACCCAGTTTGGAACAGTGAAGAGAGTCAGAGTCGCACGAAACAAAAAG ACGGGGAAATCAAAACATTTTGGATTCATTCAGTTTGAGGACCCTGag GTGGCGGAGATTGCAGCGGGTGCAATGAATGACTATCTGTTGCTCGAGCACATGCTTCAAGTCCGTGTTATTCCACCAGAGGATGTTAAACCTAATCT GTGGAAAGGTTTTAAGTGCCAGTACAAACCAGTTGATTGGGTTCAGATCGAGCGTAAACAACACAACAAG GAAAGGACACTGGAAGAACATAGGAAAATGCTGAACAAGGTTGTGAAACGTGATcagaaaaggagaaagagaaTCGAAGCTGCTGGAATAGAATATCAATGCCCCGAGCTT GTTGGAAATACCCAGCCATTACCTAAGAAGATCAAGTTTAGTGAAGACTAG
- the LOC108817928 gene encoding assimilatory sulfite reductase (ferredoxin), chloroplastic: MSSSSFRSPAGAAATMFSADQKIRLGRLDVLRSSHSAFLGRNPRGVVSVHPSSSSSSSPSPIQAVSTPAKSETTTKRSKVEIIKEKSNFIRYPLNEELLTEAPNVNESAVQLIKFHGSYQQYNREERGGRSYSFMLRTKNPSGKVPNQLYLTMDDLADEFGIGTLRLTTRQTFQLHGVLKQNLKTVMSSIIRNMGSTLGACGDLNRNVLAPAAPYVKKDYLFAQETADNIAALLSPQSGFYYDMWVDGEQFMTAEPPEVVKARNDNSHGTNFVDSPEPIYGTQFLPRKFKVAVTVPTDNSVDLLTNDIGAVVVSDENGEPQGFNLYVGGGMGRTHRMESTFARLAEPLGYVPKEDILYAVKAIVVTQREHGRRDDRKYSRMKYLISSWGIEKFKGVVEQYYGKKFEPSRELPEWEFKSYLGWHEQGDGAWFCGLHVDSGRVGGIMKKTLREVIEKYKIDVRITPNQNIVLCDIKTEWKRPITTVLAQAGLLQPEFVDPLNQTAMACPAFPLCPLAITEAERGIPSILKRVRAMFEKVGLEYDESVVIRVTGCPNGCARPYMAELGLVGDGPNSYQVWLGGTPNQTQIARSFMDKVKVHDFEKVFEPLFYHWKVERQTKESFGEFTTRMGFEKLKELIDTYKGGPQ, encoded by the exons ATGTCGTCGTCTTCGTTTCGATCTCCGGCGGGCGCCGCCGCCACTATGTTCTCGGCGGATCAGAAAATCAGGCTTGGGAGGCTCGACGTTTTGAGATCTTCTCATTCGGCTTTCTTAGGGAGAAATCCACGTGGCGTCGTCTCGGTTCatccttcctcttcctcctcgtcGAGTCCTTCCCCTATCCAAGCCGTCTCCACG CCGGCGAAGTCTGAGACTACGACCAAGCGGAGTAAAGTGGAGATAATCAAGGAGAAGAGCAACTTCATAAGGTATCCACTCAACGAGGAGCTTTTAACGGAGGCTCCTAACGTCAACGAGTCCGCCGTGCAGCTCATCAAGTTCCACGGGAGCTACCAGCAGTACAACAGAGAAGAGCGTGGCGGAAGATCTTACTCCTTCATGCTCCGCACCAAGAACCCTTCTGGCAAGGTCCCTAACCAGCTCTACTTGACTATGGACGACTTGGCCGACGAGTTCGGAATCGGAACGCTTCGTTTGACCACCAGGCAGACGTTTCAGCTCCACGGTGTTCTCAAGCAGAATCTCAAGACCGTGATGAGCTCGATTATTAGAAACATGGGGAGCACTCTTGGTGCGTGTGGTGATTTGAATAGAAACGTTCTTGCTCCTGCGGCGCCTTATGTGAAGAAAGACTATCTCTTTGCTCAGGAGACGGCAGACAACATTGCGGCTCTGCTTTCTCCTCAGTCGGGGTTTTATTACGATATGTGGGTTGATGGTGAGCAGTTTATGACTGCTGAGCCTCCTGAGGTGGTGAAAGCTCGAAATGATAACTCCCATGGAACTAACTTTGTCGACTCTCCTGAGCCCATCTATGGTACCCAGTTCTTGCCTAGGAAGTTCAAGGTCGCTGTAACTGTGCCTACAGATAACTCCGTCGACCTCCTCACCAATGACATCGGCGCTGTCGTTGTTTCAGATGAAAATGGGGAACCACAGGGTTTCAATCTTTAT GTTGGTGGCGGTATGGGAAGAACACACAGAATGGAGTCTACTTTTGCCCGCCTGGCAGAACCGCTAGGTTATGTTCCAAAGGAGGATATTTTGTATGCTGTGAAAGCCATTGTAGTCACACAGCGAGAACACGGGAGAAGAGATGATCGTAAATATAGCAGAATGAAGTATTTGATCAGCTCCTGGGGAATCGAGAAATTTAAAGGTGTTGTGGAGCAGTACTATGGTAAAAAGTTTGAGCCTTCCCGTGAACTTCCAGAGTGGGAGTTCAAGAGTTACTTGGGATGGCATGAACAG GGAGATGGTGCGTGGTTTTGTGGTCTTCACGTGGACAGTGGTCGTGTTGGAGGTATAATGAAGAAGACACTGAGAGAAGTAATAGAGAAATACAAAATTGATGTCCGCATCACACCAAACCAGAACATTGTGTTGTGTGATATAAAAACCGAATGGAAGCGTCCGATCACCACAGTGCTTGCTCAGGCCGGCTTGCTG caACCTGAGTTTGTTGACCCACTAAACCAAACGGCAATGGCTTGTCCAGCTTTTCCTCTGTGCCCTCTAGCGATAACCGAGGCAGAGCGCGGAATCCCCAGCATTCTAAAGCGAGTTAGAGCAATGTTTGAGAAG GTTGGTCTGGAGTACGATGAATCTGTTGTGATAAGAGTAACCGGTTGTCCTAACGGCTGTGCAAGACCGTACATGGCTGAGCTTGGTCTTGTAGGTGATGGACCCAACAGCTATCAG GTTTGGCTAGGAGGAACACCGAACCAGACACAGATAGCCAGGAGTTTCATGGATAAGGTGAAGGTTCACGACTTTGAGAAAGTCTTCGAGCCATTGTTTTATCACTGGAAAGTCGAGAGACAAACTAAAGAATCGTTTGGAGAATTCACAACTCGCATG GGATTCGAGAAACTCAAGGAGCTAATAGATACGTATAAAGGAGGTCCTCAGTAA
- the LOC108818278 gene encoding phosphatidylinositol-3-phosphatase myotubularin-2 isoform X1 yields MTAPLNSPRRLRSLRYSSEKMEGTGSWDVIEWSKLDDHHQPACWSSSFSNLDCLLESERITFECCGVILINTHEVGTLLLTNFRILFLTEGTRKLVPLGTIPLVAIEKFSKMVLKGQSNRHHHSNKNPPIRLLQVTGKDMRIIVYGFRPGTKQRRAVVDAILKCSNPERVWDLYAFTCDPSKFGNKNPKERLLNEYFRLLGKSSVKGSKNMIEDGSFTLSNDYWRITNLNSNYDLCQTYPFALMVPKSISDEELIQASTFRAKCRLPVISWCHPESGAVIARSSQPLVGLMMNMRSNFDEILVASFCTQLAGHEGAQRKLYIADARPRKNALANGAMGGGSESSSNYLQSEIVFFGIDNIHAMRESFSRLRDYLDMHGTTSSDGTSSFLRHGGWTWSGGNLSSMSASVSLLGESGWLSHIQSILAGVAWIAARVAMESASVLVHCSDGWDRTTQLVSLACLLLDPYYRTFAGFQALVEKDWLAFGHPFSDRIGMTNVCGSGNFELPIQSSSARSYPSSPIQQTSGSAAAQPSSSSHGLNDYSPIFLQWVDCVSQLMRMYPCAFEFSPTFLVDFMDCLLSCRFGNFLCNSEKERQECGISEACECLWAYLTDLRSCSGTSHAHCNPIYDPSKYDGPLLPPAAALAPTLWPQFHLRWACPVEPNAAETEVQCRAMALKYSEMKKEKEEAEKKVDALSSTVESLREELLNERNISRAAKESEERAIQERAVVSKVVQSVGCKVNFTKNGACTVEVGDGPQRCRHSIPQKQSEDSKTDVSESISSSESEQKVCEALCPLLTRGEGTCRWPDAGCCAQMGSQLVGLKANFEAFDKLSIYDSYFTAE; encoded by the exons ATGACGGCGCCGTTAAACTCCCCTAGGCGATTACGATCGCTGCGATATTCGTCGGAGAAGATGGAAGGCACGGGAAGCTGGGACGTGATCGAATGGAGTAAACTCGAT gATCATCATCAGCCAGCTTGTTGGTCAAGCTCTTTTTCAAACTTGGATTGCTTGCTGGAATCTGAGAGGATCACCTTCGAG TGTTGTGGAGTTATCCTTATCAATACTCATGAGGTCGGGACCCTCTTGCTGACGAACTTCCGTATTCTGTTTCTG ACTGAAGGGACCAGAAAGCTTGTTCCACTTGGTACGATTCCACTGGTGGCTATCGAGAAGTTTAGCAAAATG GTGCTGAAAGGTCAATCAAACAGACATCATCACTCCAACAAGAATCCACCAATACGTCTTTTACAGGTCACTG GCAAAGACATGAGGATAATTGTCTATGGTTTTCGACCTGGAACCAAGCAG AGACGTGCTGTAGTCGATGCAATATTGAAGTGTAGCAACCCAGAGAGAGTGTGGGATCTTTATGCTTTTACATGTGATCCTTCCAAATTCGGTAACAAAAACCCAAAGGAAAGATTGCTTAATGAATATTTTCGGCTTCTCGGGAAAAGTTCAGTTAAAGGGTCAAAGAATATGATTGAAGATGGTTCATTCACACTGTCCAATGACTATTGGCGGATAACTAACTTGAACTCGAATTATGACTTGTGTCAGACCTATCCGTTTGCTTTGATGGTTCCAAAATCAATTAG TGATGAAGAGCTAATCCAGGCGTCTACTTTCCGGGCAAAATGTCGCTTGCCCGTGATCTCGTGGTGTCATCCGG AAAGTGGAGCTGTGATTGCTCGCTCATCACAACCTTTAGTTGGTCTGATGATGAACATGAGGAG TAATTTTGATGAGATACTTGTTGCTTCATTCTGCACTCAGTTAGCTGGTCACGAGGGAGCACAACG GAAGCTTTATATAGCAGATGCAAGACCTAGGAAAAATGCATTAGCAAATGGGGCAATGGGAGGAGGCTCAGAATCATCTTCAAATTATTTGCAGTCCGAA ATTGTGTTCTTTGGGATAGACAACATACATGCAATGAGAGAGAGCTTTTCCCGCCTCAGGGATTATTTAGATATGCACGGTACAACATCATCCGATGGGACGTCGTCATTCTTG AGACATGGTGGGTGGACTTGGAGTGGAGGTAATCTCAGTAGTATGTCTGCGTCAGTATCCTTACTTGGAGAAAGTGGTTGGTTGAGCCACATCCAGAGCATCTTAGCTGGTGTAGCATGGATTGCTGCACGTGTTGCGATGGAGTCGGCATCAGTTCTTGTGCACTGCAG TGATGGATGGGACAGAACAACTCAGCTGGTTTCTCTTGCATGCTTATTGCTTGACCCATACTACAGAACATTTGCTGGGTTTCAG GCTCTTGTCGAAAAGGATTGGTTAGCATTCGGTCACCCGTTTTCAGATCGTATAGGAATGACTAACGTTTGTGGATCTGGTAATTTTGAATTACCAATTCAGTCTTCTTCTGCCAGAAGTTACCCTTCATCTCCAATCCAGCAAACTTCAGGATCAGCAGCTGCTCAACCTTCTAGCTCTTCACATGGGCTGAACGATTATTCTCCTATATTTTTGCAG TGGGTTGATTGCGTTTCGCAGCTAATGCGGATGTATCCTTGTGCTTTCGAGTTTTCTCCG acTTTCCTGGTAGATTTCATGGACTGCTTGCTTTCATGTCGTTTTGGGAACTTTTTGTGCAATAG TGAAAAGGAGAGGCAGGAGTGTGGGATTTCTGAAGCCTGTGAATGCCTATGGGCTTACTTGACTGATCTTCGTTCCTGCAGTGGGACTTCTCATGCCCACTGTAATCCAATTTATGATCCTTCAAAATATGATGGCCCATTATTACCTCCTGCAGCTGCTCTAGCACCGACTCTCTGGCCTCAGTTCCATCTTCGGTGGGCCTGCCCTGTGGAACCAAACGCTGCAGAAACCGAGGTCCAATGTAGAGCCATGGCTCTTAAGTATTCAGAAATGAAGAAG gagaaagaagaagcagaaaagAAGGTAGATGCGCTGTCTTCTACAGTGGAGTCACTGAGAGAAGAGCTGCTTAACGAAAGAAACATAAGTCGTGCAGCTAAGGAATCAGAAGAGAGAGCTATCCAAGAGCGCGCAGTCGTATCAAAGGTCGTGCAGTCAGTTGGCTGCAAGGTTAACTTCACAAAGAACGGAGCTTGCACAGTTGAAGTAGGAGACGGGCCACAGAGATGTCGTCACTCAATTCCCCAAAAACAATCCGAGGACAGTAAAACAGATGTCTCAGAATCTATCTCATCATCAGAGAGTGAACAAAAAGTTTGTGAAGCATTGTGTCCGTTGCTTACAAGAGGAGAAGGAACGTGTCGCTGGCCTGACGCGGGTTGCTGTGCGCAGATGGGGAGCCAGTTAGTTGGGTTGAAAGCAAACTTTGAAGCATTTGATAAACTCTCAATATACGACAGCTATTTCACAGCTGAATGA
- the LOC108817434 gene encoding uncharacterized protein LOC108817434, with the protein MVKIEMRVMALDVRIFETISPSRFISFTIPNPTSPPHLLRVAVLDSPIHSSPPRAAAMLVPKRRETDWIFSTESGHLQLLLNLPDISRLILIGDDPEAISDSPAEDNDEILEQRLKPLVVALSPKTLTKDEEVPFLIYEDNVVSRVELERSVGPYVGEMLIEDVEIEIEEGTREFRRRLRFKRMPNLVQSDVKIVRGRGEEFKFKLQLRELVHPYLAPMVASLSLIDSELKRSRPPKALCIGVGGGGLLSFLKLQLGFEVTGVEIDPQVLSIARRYFGLEERFASVHVGDGIDFLKRYDGGGKFDVLMVDLDSTDPIHGVSAPPMDFVARDVLLAARAVLVPCGVLVVNVIPPDKTFYQELKDEFRRVFAELYEIDVGNGENFVLTATVSIRDCKRGFTMRNLPPLVLKYIDAIKRI; encoded by the coding sequence ATGGTGAAAATCGAAATGAGAGTAATGGCGCTTGATGTGAGAATCTTCGAAACCATCTCTCCTTCTCGCTTCATCTCCTTCACAATCCCTAACCCTACTTCTCCGCCCCATCTCCTCCGAGTCGCCGTCCTCGACTCGCCGATTCATTCATCTCCCCCCCGAGCCGCCGCCATGCTCGTCCCCAAGCGCCGAGAAACCGACTGGATCTTCTCCACCGAGTCAGGCCATCTCCAGCTCCTCTTAAACCTCCCCGACATCTCTCGTCTGATACTGATCGGCGACGACCCCGAAGCTATCTCCGATTCCCCCGCCGAGGACAACGACGAGATCCTCGAGCAGAGACTGAAACCTCTCGTTGTAGCTCTTTCACCCAAAACACTAACCAAAGACGAAGAAGTGCCGTTTCTGATTTACGAGGATAACGTTGTATCCAGAGTAGAGCTGGAGAGATCCGTCGGGCCTTACGTAGGTGAAATGTTAATCGAAGACGTAGAGATTGAGATCGAGGAAGGTACGAGGGAGTTCAGGAGGAGATTGAGGTTTAAGAGGATGCCTAACTTAGTCCAATCCGACGTCAAGATCGTCCGCGGAAGAGGAGAGGAGTTTAAGTTTAAGCTTCAGCTCAGGGAGCTTGTGCATCCTTACTTAGCACCGATGGTGGCGAGTCTCTCCTTAATTGATTCTGAGCTGAAACGTAGTAGACCACCGAAGGCGTTGTGTATTGGTGTTGGAGGTGGTGGATTGCTTAGTTTCTTGAAGCTACAGTTAGGGTTTGAGGTTACAGGTGTGGAGATAGATCCTCAAGTGTTGAGCATCGCGAGGCGTTACTTTGGGTTGGAAGAGAGGTTTGCGAGTGTCCACGTTGGAGATGGTATTGACTTCTTGAAGAGATATGATGGTGGTGGCAAATTTGATGTCCTGATGGTTGATCTTGACTCGACTGATCCGATCCACGGCGTGAGTGCTCCTCCGATGGATTTTGTGGCTAGAGATGTTCTGCTTGCTGCAAGGGCAGTTCTTGTTCCTTGTGGGGTTTTGGTTGTCAATGTCATTCCTCCGGACAAGACGTTCTACCAAGAACTCAAGGATGAGTTTAGACGGGTGTTTGCTGAGTTGTACGAGATTGATGTAGGGAACGGTGAAAACTTTGTTCTCACTGCAACGGTTTCGATAAGAGATTGCAAGAGAGGTTTTACTATGCGGAATTTACCACCACTAGTCTTGAAGTATATTGATGCTATAAAAAGGATTTGA